The proteins below come from a single Ovis canadensis isolate MfBH-ARS-UI-01 breed Bighorn chromosome 23, ARS-UI_OviCan_v2, whole genome shotgun sequence genomic window:
- the ST8SIA3 gene encoding alpha-N-acetylneuraminate alpha-2,8-sialyltransferase ST8SIA3 produces the protein MRNCKMARVASVLGLVMLSVALLILSLISYVSLKKESIFTTPKYANPGAPRMYMLHAGFRSQFALKLLDSSLVPFPHSVTHELQARPKWTFNRTAFLHQRQEILQHVDVIKNFSLTKNSVRIGQLMHYDYSSHKYVFSISNNFRSLLPDVSPIVNKRYNICAVVGNSGILTGSRCGPQIDKSDFVFRCNFAPTEAFQRDVGRKTNLTTFNPSILEKYYNNLLTIQDRNNFFLSLKKLDGAILWIPAFFFHTSATVTRTLVDFFVEHRGQLKLQLAWPGNIMQHVNRYWKNKHLSPKRLSTGILMYTLASAVCEEIHLYGFWPFGFDPNTREDLPYHYYDKKGTKFTTKWQESHQLPAEFQLLYRMHGEGLTKLTLSHCA, from the exons ATGAGAAATTGCAAAATGGCCCGGGTCGCCAGTGTGCTGGGGCTGGTCATGCTCAGCGTCGCCCTGCTGATTTTATCGCTCATCAGCTACGTGTCCCTGAAAAAGGAGAGCATCTTCACCACTCCCAAGTACGCCAACCCGGGGGCGCCCCGAATGTACATGCTCCACGCGGGATTCCG gtcGCAATTTGCGCTGAAGCTTCTAGATTCGTCATTGGTGCCCTTTCCGCATTCTGTGACTCATGAACTCCAAGCCAGACCTAAGTGGACGTTTAATCGGACAGCGTTTTTACATCAAAG gCAAGAAATTCTTCAGCATGTCGATGTAATAAAAAACTTTTCTTTGACCAAGAATAGTGTTCGGATTGGACAACTGATGCACTATGATTATTCCAGCCATAAATATGTTTTCTCTATTAGCAATAACTTCCGATCACTGCTTCCAGATGTGTCTCCCATTGTGAACAAGCGTTATAACATTTGCGCTGTGGTTGGAAATAGCGGGATCCTGACAGGGAGCCGGTGTGGACCACAGATAGATAAGTCAGATTTTGTTTTCCGTTGCAATTTCGCCCCTACGGAGGCTTTCCAAAGAGATGTTGGAAGGAAAACCAACCTTACCACCTTCAACCCCAGCATCCTGGAAAAATATTACAACAACCTTTTGACCATTCAGGACCGTAACAACTTTTTTCTCAGCTTGAAAAAGCTTGACGGGGCCATTCTTTGGATCCCTGCCTTTTTCTTCCACACGTCGGCCACTGTTACCAGGACATTAGTTGACTTTTTTGTTGAACACAGAGGCCAGTTAAAGCTCCAGTTGGCTTGGCCTGGAAATATAATGCAACATGTCAACAG GTATTGGAAAAACAAACACTTGTCACCCAAACGGCTGAGCACAGGTATTCTCATGTACACCCTGGCGTCAGCAGTCTGTGAAGAGATCCACTTGTATGGATTCTGGCCTTTTGGATTTGACCCCAACACAAGGGAAGATCTTCCATACCATTACTATGACAAAAAAGGAACCAAATTTACCACCAAGTGGCAGGAGTCCCACCAGCTGCCGGCTGAGTTCCAGCTGTTGTACCGAATGCATGGGGAAGGGCTCACCAAGCTGACCCTGTCACACTGTGCCTGA